Genomic DNA from Stigmatella erecta:
CCGAGGACCGGCCCGCGCACCTGGACTACCTCACGCGCCTTCACCGGATGAAGACCGGGGCGCTGCTGCGCGCCTCCTGCCGCATGGGCGTGCTGGGCGCCGGGGGCAGCGCGGATGCGCTCGCCCGGGCGACCACCTATGGCGATGCCATCGGCCTGGCCTTCCAGATCGCCGACGACATCCTGGACGTGACGGCGACCGCCGAGGCGCTGGGCAAGCCCGTGGGGGCAGACTCGGCCGCGGGCCGCTTCACCTTCCCGGCGGTGGTGGGCATGGAGGCCTCCCGGAAGATGGCCGCGGACAAGGTGGCCGAGGCGGTGGCCGCCGTGGAGCCGCTGGAAGGGGCGGGGGGGCCGCTGGCGGCGCTCGCCCGCTACGTGGTGGAGCGGAGGTCGTGACGGGGCTCCTCCCGCGAATTCACTCGCCCGCGGACGTCCGGAGTCTTCCCGAGTCCGACCTGCCGCGGCTGTGCGAGGAGCTCCGGGAGGAGATCATCACCGTGTGTGGCCGCGTGGGCGGCCACCTGGGCGCCTCCCTGGGGGCCGTGGAGCTGGTGGTAGGACTGCACCGGGTGTTCCACTCCCCCCAGGACGCGCTGCTCTTCGATGTGGGGCACCAGGCCTATGCGCACAAGCTGCTCACGGGGCGGCGCGAGCGCATGGGCACGCTCCGGCAGGCCGGGGGCATCGCGCCCTTCCTGGATCCGCGCGAGAGCCCCCTGGACGCGCTCGCCGCAGGCCACTCCTGCACCGCCGTCTCCGCCGCGCTGGGCATGCTCCAGGGCCGGCGCCAGCTGGGCCGCACCGGGCACGTGGTGGCCGTGCTGGGCGATGGGGCGCTCACCGGTGGGCTGTCCTTCGAGGGACTGAACAACGCGGGCGGCTCGCACCTGCCGCTGGTGGTGCTGCTCAACGACAACCAGATGTCCATCTCGGCCAACGTGGGCGCCATTCCGGCGCTCCTGCGCACCCGGCAGGCCCGCGCCTTCTTCGAGGCCCTGGGCTTCACCTACCTGGGGCCGGTGGATGGGCATGACCTGGGCGCGCTGCTGCCGGTGCTGCGCGAGGCGCGCCAGTCCTCCCGGCCGGTGGTGGTGCACGCGATGACCCAGAAGGGCCGCGGCTTTCCCCCCGCGGAGGCGGACACGCAGACGCGAGGCCACGCCATGGGCCCCTATGAGTGGCGGGCTGGGAAGCTCGTGCGCTCGCGCGGCGGCCAGCGCACCTTCAGCGAGGCCTTCGCCGCCGCCCTGGATGACGCCATGGCCGTGGACCCTCGCGTGGTGGTGGTGACGCCCGCCATGCTGGAGGGCTCCGCGCTGGTGGAGCTGAAGGCCCGCTATCCGGACCGCGTGCACGACGTGGGCATCGCCGAGCAGCACGCCGTCACCTTCTGCGCGGGGCTGGCGGCCGCGGGGGCGCGGCCCGTGTGCGCCATCTACTCCACCTTTCTTCAGCGCGCGTTCGACCAGGTGGTCCACGACGTGTGCCTGCCCGGGCTGCCCGTCCTCTTCGCGGTGGACCGGGCGGGGCTCGTGGGGGCGGACGGCGCCACGCACCAGGGGACGTACGACGTCTCATCCCTCCGGGCGCTGCCGGGGCTGTCCTTGATGGCGCCGGTGGTGGGGGAGGACCTGGCGCCCATGCTGGCCAACGCGCTCGCGGCGCCCGGGCCCAGCGTCATCCGCTTTCCCCGGGGCACCTTGCCCGCGCTGCCGCCGGAGCTGCGCGCGGCCGGGACGGGCTCCGCGCAGGGGGCCCGCTGGTTGCGCCGGGCCGAGTCGCCGCGGCTCACCCTGGTGGCCCTGGGGCCGCTGGTCCTGGCCGCGCTGGAGGCCGCCCAAGGCGAGCCCGGCTGGAGCGTGCTGGATGCGCGCTGGGTGAGCCCGCTGGATGTGCCCGCCCTGCTGGAGGCCGCGGCGTGTGGGCACGTGGTGGTGGTGGAGGAGGGGACCGTGCGCGGCGGGCTGGGCAGCGCGGTGCTGGAGCTCTACGCCATGCACGGGCTCTCCCCGCGCGTGCGGCTGATGGGCCTGCCCGATGCCTTCGTGCCCCATGGGGATGCGCGGACCCAGCGCTCGGAGCTGGGGCTGGATGCCGCGGGGATGCGGCAGGCCGGGAGGGCCCTGCTGGAGATGGGACGATGAAGCCTCGCAAGGAGCGCCTGGACGTGCTGGTGGTGGAGCGGGGGCTGGCCGAGTCCCGCACGAAGGCGCAGGCGCTCATCCTCGCCGGCCAGGTGGTGGTGGGCGACCAGCGCGTGGACAAGCCCGGGGCGCTGGTGCCCGTGGAGGCCGAGATGCGCCTCAAGGGCGAGGTGCTCCCCTACGTCTCGCGCGGTGGCCTCAAGCTCAAGGCGGCCATCGATCGCTTCGGGCTGGATGTGCGCGGCAAGGTGGGCGCGGACATTGGCGCCAGCACCGGAGGCTTCACCGACTGCCTGCTCCAGGAAGGCGCGGTGCGCGTGCACGCCATCGACGTGGGGTACGGCCAGCTCCACGAGAAGTTGCGGACCGATGCGCGGGTGCGCTCGCGCGAGCGCGTCAACGCGCGCTACCTCACCGCCGAGGACTTGCCCGAGAAGGCCGGCGTCATCGTCATCGACGTGAGCTTCATCTCGCTCACCCAGGTGCTGCCCTCCGTGCTGCCGTTCCTGGAGAAGGGCGGGCTGCTCGTGGCCCTGGTGAAGCCTCAGTTCGAGGTGGGGCGGGAGAACATCGGCAAGGGCGGCGTGGTGCGGGACACGGAAGCCCGCCAGTCGGCCATCGACGCGGTGGTGGCCTTTGCCCGGGAGCAGGGGCTCACGGTGCGCGGGCTGATGGACTGCCCCGTGCCTGGGCCCGCGGGCAACGTGGAAGCGCTCCTCGTCGCGCACAGCGATTGACTAATCCCTCTCAGGCACTACCCTCCGGCGGCGGTTGACAGCCCGTCTCACAGCCGTTCCGCCTTGGAGGGAATACATGCGCTTCGTGAAGAACTTGTTCAGGGCTTGTGCCATGTCCGTGCTCATGGTGTCGGCGGTTTCCTCGGCGGCCGATGTCAAGATTGGCTTCGTCGTCAAACAGCCCGAGGAGCCCTGGTTCCAGGACGAGTGGAAGTTCGCGGACGTGGCGGCGAAGGAGAAGGGCTTCACCCTGGTGAAGATTGGCGCCGAGGACGGCGAGAAGGCGCTGTCCGCCATCGACAACCTGGGGGCGCAGGGCGCTCAGGGCGTCATCATCTGCACGCCGGACGTGAAGCTGGGGCCGGGCCTGGTGGCGCGCGCCACCTCCAACCAGCTCAAGCTGATGACGGTGGATGACCGGCTGGTGAACAGCAAGGGCAAGCCGCTGGAGAACGTGCCGCACATGGGCATCTCCGCCACCAAGATTGGCGAGGCCGTGGGGCAGGCCATCGTGGAGCAGATCAAGGCGCGCGGCTGGAACATGAAGGACGTGGGTGCCATCCGCGTCTCGTATGATCAGCTTCCCACCGCGAAGGATCGCGTCGAGGGCGCCATCGCCGTGCTGAAGCAGAACGGCTTCGTGGCCTCGAACATCTTCGATGCGCCCCAGAGCAAGACGGACACCGAGGCTGCGCTCAATGCCGCCAGCGTGGTGCTCAACAAGAACGCCGGCATCAAGAAGTGGGTGGCCTTTGGCCTCAATGACGAGGCGGTGCTCGGCGCCGTCCGGGCCTCGGAGGCCGCGGGCTTGAAGGCCGCGGATGTCGTCGCGGTGGGCATCGGCGGTTCGGACTCGGCCATCAACGAGTTCAAGAAGCCCAGCCCCACGGGCTTCTACGGCAGCATCATCATCTCGCCCAAGCGCCACGGCTACGAGACGGCCCTGAACATGTACAACTGGGTGACGGCGAACAAGGAGCCGGAGAAGCTCATCCTCACCTCCGGCAAGCTGGCCACGCGCGAGTCCTACCAGGCGGTGCGCAAGGAGCTGGGCCTCCAGTAAGCACGGACTTGTGGGAGGCACATGGCACCGTTTCTCGAGTTCACGAACATCACCAAGAGCTTCCCCGGCGTCCGGGCCCTCAAGGAGCTGAGCTTCTCGGTGCCGCCCGGACGGGTCATTGGTCTGCTGGGCGAGAACGGTGCGGGCAAGTCCACGCTCATCAAGATTCTCGGGGGGGATTACACCCCCGAGACGGGTGAGCTGCGCATCGGGGGAAAGGCCCACCGCTTTTCCTCCACGCGCGATTCGATCGCCGCCGGGGTGACGGTCGTCCACCAGGAGCTTCAGCTCGTGCCGGAGCTGACGGTGGCCGAGAACCTCATGCTGGGCCGCTTCCCGTCCCGCTTCGGGGTCGTCCGCTACGGGGAGCTGTTCGCCAAGGTCGGCGCGGTGCTGCGCGAGGCGGGCATCGAGGTGGATCCCCGGGCCAAGGTCGCGGACCTGTCCCTGGGCACCCGGCAGATGGTGGAGATCGCCAAGGCGGCCATCTTCGACGCCTCGGTCATCGCCCTGGATGAGCCCACCTCCTCGCTCTCCGCGCACGAGAGCGAGGTGCTCTTCCGGCTGGTGAACCGGCTGCGCGCGGCCGGCAAGGTCATCCTCTATGTCTCGCACCGGCTGGATGAGATCTTCCGCCTGTGTGATGGCTGCGTCGTGCTGCGCGATGGCCGGCTCGTGGCCCAGCACGACACCCTGGAGGGGCTGACGCGCGAGACGCTGGTGCGCGAGATGGTGGGCCGCGAGATTCAAGACATCTGGGGCTGGCGGCCCCGGACCCCGGGGGCGGTGCGGCTCTCCGTGTCGGGGCTGGAGGGCTCGCGCCTGACGGCCCCTACGGGCTTCGAGGTGCGCGCCGGGGAGATCCTGGGCCTTTTCGGGCTGGTGGGCGCGGGCCGCAGCGAGCTGGCGCGGCTGCTGTATGGCGCGGACCCGCGCGCCGCGGGCGAGGTGCGCATCGATGGGGTTCCGGTGCGGATCCACCACCCGCGGCAAGCGGTGCGCGCGGGCCTGGTGCTGTGCCCGGAGGACCGCAAGGCCGACGGCATCCTCCAGGGCCAGCCGGTGGAGGCGAACATCGCCATCTCCTCGCGCCGCCACTTCTCGCCCTTCGGCATCCTGAACACGCGGAGGGAAGGGGAGATGGCCGACCGCTTCATCCAGCGGCTCGGGGTGCGCACGCCTTCGCGCGAGCAGGCCATCGAGAACCTGTCGGGCGGCAACCAGCAGAAGGTCATCCTTTCGCGCTGGCTGTCCGAGGAGGGCATCAAGGTCTTCATCGTGGATGAGCCCACGCGCGGCATCGACGTGGGGGCCAAGAGTGAAATCTACGAGGTGCTCTATGGCCTGGCGGAGCAGGGCATCGCGCTCATCGTCATCTCCAGCGAGCTGCCCGAGGTGATGGGCATCAGCGACCGCATCGCGGTGATGTGCGGCGGCCGCATCGCCGCGGAGTTTCAACGCCCCGGCTTCTCCGAGGAGAAGATCCTGGCGGCAGCGCTGCCCGACCGGACGGCGGCTTGAGAGGATTGGGAATGGATCGCTTGAAAAGGGCCGTGCTCGGTGAACAGGGGCTCGTCATCCTGTTCCTGCTGGCCCTCGGCATCGTGTGCCTCACCGTGCCCAGCTTCATGACGCAGCGGAACATCCTCGGCCTGCTCCAGTCCGTGGTGACCATTGGCATCGTCGCCTGCACGATGATGCTGTGTCTGGCCTCGCGGGACTTCGATCTGTCCGTGGGCTCCACGGTGGCCTTCGCCGGCATGGTCGCGGTGATGGTGTCCAACAGCACCGAGAACCTGCTCCTGGGCATCCTGGCGGCCTTGGCGGCCGGCGTCGTGGTGGGCGCCATCAACGGCGTGGTGATTGCCAAGCTGCGCATCAACGCCCTCATCACCACGCTGGCCACGATGCAGATCGTCCGCGGCTCGGCGCTGATTGCCTCCGACGGCCGCGCGGTGGGCGTGGATGATGAGGCCTACTTCGACATCGCGCTGACGGCGCCGCTGGGCATTCCGGTGCCGGTGCTCGTCATGGTGCTCTGCTTCGCCCTCTTTGGCTTCGTGCTCAACCGCACCGTCTTCGGGCGCAACACGCTGGCAATTGGCGGCAACCCGGATGCCTCGCGCCTCGCGGGCGTCAACGTGGGCTCCATCCGCATCTGGATCTTCACGCTCCAGGGCCTGCTGTGCGCGGTGGCGGGGATTCTCTTGTCCTCGCGCATTACCAGCGGCCAGCCGAATGCTGCTCAGGGACTGGAGCTGTCGGTCATTTCCGCCTGCGTGCTGGGCGGCGTGTCCCTGGCGGGCGGACGCGCGGCGATCTCCGGCGTGCTGGTGGGCGTGCTCATCATGGGCATCGCGGAGAACGTGATGAACCTGATGAACATCCAGGCGTTCTACCAGTACGTGGTGCGCGGGGTGATTCTCCTGCTCGCCGTGCTGCTCGACAACCTGCGCACCCGTGCGACGGGCCGACGGCTCTAAGCCCGCCTGTGGTCTTGGCAGAGTTTGAGGGTTATGGCCATCGTCGAACAGCCAAGGCGCTCCACTCGCGCGGCAAGCGCGCTTCCCCGGGTTTCGAACCCTCATGCTTGATTGTGAGGCCCGTCTGGTCCCCCAGCACGAAGCACACCGGGACACGGCGCCCATTCGGCAGGAGAGCTTCGGTATAGCGGCCCAAGACCGCCTCCGGTCCCTCCTTCGTGAGGCCTTCTGTCCAGAGTTGCCCGTACAGGAGGGTGCTGTCAGGGAGCGGGCCTGTCCACTCGTACTTCACTACGCGGCTGACGACGGGGCCGGCGCTGTAGGTGCCCACTTGTTGGTTTGTGCCTGGCTGGTTGATGTCGATGACGACGCGGTAGCCAGCACCCTTGAATAAGTTCATTGCTTCCATGCTTCGGACAGTGTCTTGGGGGCAGTCCTCGGGCAGGGGCCGCACTTGGGCCGCAGGGCAGCCAACGCTGAAGGCGGCGCACAACCAAGCTGCGGCGGCCCTGGCGGGCCAGGAGTTGCTAAGGGGGAACATGAGCGGGCTTCCTTTCTCGGATGCAGCGTGGGCAATCGAGTCTGCGGGAGAGCGCCACTCCCACCACGCAGTGAAAAGGGCAAGGCCCAGCAGGAGCGGGCCCGCCACGAGGGCGATTCGTCGCCACCACTTCTTGCGTCGGGCGGCTTTCGCATTGACGGTCTCCAACTCCGTCGCCATCTCCTTGAAAGTGGCAGAAACCTGCTCAAAGAGTTGCTCGTTGGAGAGTTCTTCCGCTTTTTGCTTTTGAACCTTCTTGACCCGGCGATCCGTCTCCTGCCTGTGGAGGCGGATCTCCTCCACCTCGTCTTGGGTCATGGGGGCAGGCCCTTCGGGAGACAGCACCAGCCGTACCTTCCAGGCCTTCTTGGTGCGCTCCTTGGCTGCATCCCACAGCGTTTGGTGGAGCGCCTCGGCACTTTCGTAGCGGTACTCCGGCAACTTCTCGAGCAATCGCATGACAATGCGGCTGAGCGGCTCAGGCACCTCTGGGTTCATGCGGTGGGGCGCGCGAGGGATGACGGTTTGAATCGCCGTCAGCAACTCCTCCGCCGTCAGCCGAGGATCGAAGGGCCAGCAGTTCGTGAGTGCCTCGTACATGAAGACGCCCAACTGGTAGAGGTCGCCCGCCACACCCACTTCGAACCGGGCCCCCTGCTTCCATGTGCCCTCGCGGAGGAAGGTGACGCACTCGGGGGGCAGCAAGTGCGGCGTTCCTGGAGCCAGGCCCACCGTGAGGGTGGATGCACCTGGCAGCCACGCGCTGCCCAGATCCACCATCGTCGGCTTGCCGTCCGGGCCAACGATGACGTGCTCACTCTTGAAGTCCCGGATGAGGATGCGGCGGCGGTGCAAGCGGCCCACGGCGCGCACCACTTCGAGGAAGATGTCCACGAGCTGGGCTGCGTTGGGCCGGGTGCGCTCGCGCCAGTCATGGAAGGGCTCGCCGGCAACATAGTCGGTGACGATGTAGATGTAGCCTTTGGTGGAGTGGGGCCACCTGTCCACGGCGCGCATGTTGGGCAGGCCGGGGAGGCTGGTGTTGGCCATCAGGGTGGCGGCCTCGTGGCGCATCCGCCCATCCACCTGCCGCTGCTCCAGCGCCTTCTCGGGTGTGTCCGGGGTTAGCTCCGAGGCAGGCCTGATCGCCATCTTCAGCGTGAATAACTCCCCATCGCGCTCGGCCTTGAATGCGTGGCCGAAGTTGCCGCTGCCCAATGACTCGATAATGCGCCAGGGGCCTACCATGTCTCCCGGCTTGAGGTGGTCCGGGTGAAGGGCGTCCGTCATGGGCGGGGGGGTCCTACTGCGCCAGAAGATTGAAGGAAAGGCGCCGCTGGACGCTGGCGTCCTCCAGTTCCACGCTGAATGCTCTTCCGGTAGACCAGGGGGGCGCCTTCATCTCCAGCACCACCAGCCCCGCTTCGCCCGGCGCCAGCTGTTCCTGCTTCGTGTGCACGGAGAACACCTCCACCGGAGCACCTGTCGCGCTGGTGATGCGTGCCTTCCCCGCCACCCAGCGCTTCTGGCCCGGAAGGTTGCGCAGCCGGATAGCTATCAATGTCGAGGACGCGCCTTCGTAACCAATGCTCTCCACCACAGTCAAGCCGCTCCCGTTTGCTGTGGCCTGCGTGATGAAGAACTCCAAGGGATTCATCTTCTTACCAAGCCACTCGGAGAGAACGAGCCCGGCGGGACCGCTTTCCGCGTACCGAGTCTTGAGTTCCTCCAACTCTGCTTCCTTCTGAGTGAGGGCCGCGAGCAGAGCCTCGGGGGTGTTCGCCCGCCTATCGACCTCCACCTTGCCGTCCATCACGTCCGCCTTGGAGACGACGGCTAGAACGGCCTTTGTGGGCAGAGCCCTGTCTTTAAATCCGACCTGCATGATGAGCCGCTCACCCGGACCCAAGTCCGTGAAGGGCTCAATCGAGAGGATGCGGTCGCCAACATCCACCCATTTGAAGCGGGTTCGATCCATCACGAGGCTGTCCCGGTCCAGGGGCCCGTTGAAGGCCACCGTGGTGAGGTTGCCCGCAGCCACGTACAACTCGGGGATGGGCTCCGTAGGTGTTGTGGGCAGCGCGGCGCGCCGATCCTGGCGCTGCCGGGCGGGGGGCTGGGACTGGGCGGTGGCCCTGTTCGCCACCAGCAGAAGGGTGAGGAGTAGCCACCTCGTGAGTAGTACCAATGCAGCAAAACCTCCGAGGTCTCTACCCTAACAAATCTGCGGTATTGTCGTGCGACGCTGGTACTCCCTGGTGAGGACTACCCGGGCAGAGCTACATCGGCGCTCGTGCTCCTCCCCGTGGGCCCTCTCGCATTTGACCAGGCCGTCCCCGTTACCGGCGCCACTCCCGGCCGGCGGAGAAGGCCGTGAAGGCGTCCTCCAGGCCTCCCCGTGCCGAGCCCTGCAGATGGGGAAGGGCGGAGGTCACCAGGCCCGTGCCCGCGCGCATCAGCGTCTCGAAGTCCCGGCGCTGGTGGCTGAAGGCCTCCGACGTCAGCGCGCCGATGCCGTAGCCCACCACGCGCATGTACTCGCGCGCCATGACCCACATGCGCGTCTCGCGCGTGGACAGCAGCTCCATGGAGTTGCGCCCGCCCGTGGTGCTCTCCTCCCAATAGCGGAGCAGTCCCGTCCGCAACGCGTCCATGTCCTCGCGCTGGATGGAGAACGCCTGATAGAGCGCAGAAGCCATGGCGATGCGCGTGCGCTGGGCGGACCGGCGGCGCTGCACGTACCGGCGCAGGGCGCGCGGCACGTTGCCCAGGCTCTCGCGCAGTGACTGCTGGAGCGCCATGGCGTCGCTGATACCCGAGGCCATCCCACTGGCGCTCACTGGGTGGCAGCACCCCGCCGCGTCTCCCACGAGCACCACCCGGCCCTGCGTCACCCGGTGGGGCAGGCGCGTGTCATTCGAGGCCATCCGCGGTGTTTCCCGCTCCAGCGCTTCCAGGATGGCGCCCCGCAGGGGCTGGGGCACGCCGTTGAGAAGCTCCGGGGAGGCATGCAGTTGCTGTGCGGTCGAGCCCAGGGGGATGTCCACCATCACGCGCGCCACGCCCTCCTCGATGGCGTAGGCGAGCACCGGGGCATTGCCCCCGATGAAGATGTGCCCATGGCTCGCGTGGGGCAGGGCGCGCGCGTCCACCGTCACCCCCACCATGCTGGAGAGCCGCTCGTACCGCTCCTGGATGCCCAGGAGCTTGCGGACGAACGAGTTGCGCCCATCCGCCGCCACCAGCAGAGGTGTGCGCACCTGCCGCCGTTCCCCACCGCAGACCGCCGTGAACTCGACGCCCTCGGCATCGTTGCGGTGCAGCTCGGTGAGCCGCGTCTTGCGCCACACGGTGACGCGCGGCAGCCGCTCGACGGCCTCCAGCAGGCTCGACACGAAACGCGCGTGTTCCAGCGACAGCCCCCGGCTCGAACCGTTGTAGGTCAGCTGCGTGGTGCGCTGCTCGCGCCGGGTGTCCACCACGGCGAAGCCCAGGACAGGCTGGCCCGCGCAGGCCTCCAGCGCGGACCCGAATCCCAGCGTGCGCAAGTCTTCCACGCCTGGCGGGTGGAGCAGCTCTCCGGCGAGCTGCTTGCCGCGGTCTTGCCCGGCATCCACAAGAAGAACTGAATGGCCCAATTGTGACAATGCCGCCGCGCTTGCACAGCCCGCCGGGCCTGCCCCGATGATGACCACGTCCGTATTCAAGAAGCTCCCCATAGCCGCTGCTCACTGCTATAGCGCAATTTTGCCCGTTCTTCTCCACGGGCGGCACATCATGAGCAACCCTGAAGCCTTCTGCCGCGAGGCGCTGCCCGAGGTCTCTCGGACCTTCGCCCTCAACATCCCGGTTCTCCCCGAGCCGTTGGATCTCGTTGTTACCGTGGGTTACCTCCTCTGCCGGATCGTCGATACGATCGAGGACGAGGCAACCTGCAGCGCCGCGCAGCGCGCCCAGCTCCTCTCGCGCTTCGCCCACTTCGTGGAACTCCCCGAGGGGTGGCGCCACGAGGTGCCGCGCTATATCGCCGAGGTGGAGCAGTGGCTGCGGCCCTCCGTGCCGGCGCCCGAGGCGCGGCTGCTGCGCCGCACGGGCACCGTGCTGGAGACCTTCGCGGCCCTGCCCCGGTGGACCCAGCCTCCCATCGTGCGCTGTGTGCGCGCCATGGCCGACGGCATGGGTGATGTGAGCCGCCAGCTCGAGCTGGTCCCGCCCGCCAGTGGCCTGAAGGATCTGGAGGCTACATTGACCTACTGCTACTACGTGGCGGGCACGGTCGGAGAAATGCTGACGGATCTTTTCATTGGGTTTGCGCCTCAGCTCGCGCCCCAGGGAGAGACGCTCCGGGCGCTGGCCCCCGCGTTCGGACGGGCCCTGCAGCTCATCAACATCCTCAAGGATGTCCGCGAGGATTTGGAGCGAGGCTATTGCTGGCTTCCCCAGACCCTCATGTCGGCGCATGGGCTCACCGCGCCCACGCTCTTGAAGCCTGAGAATCGGGGACGGGCGGTGGCGATGCACAACGAGCTCATCGCCGTGGCCCGGCGCGAGGCGGACATCTCGCTGGAGTACGCGCTGCGCCTGCCCGTGGAGGAGCCGGGCCTGCGGCTGTTCTGTCTGTTGCCCCTGTTCTTCGCGGTGCTTACGCTCTCGCGGCTGGAGAACAACCCCGCCGTGTTCGAGCCCACGCCGGTGAAGATCAGCCGCGCCTCCGTGCAGGAGATCATCCTGCTTACCCAGCGCAACGTCGCGTCGGATCCGGCGCTGCGGGCGATCTACCAGCAATGCCTGTCAGGAGCCCTCCAGCCGGAAGCCCTGACGTCATGAGCGCCACCGCCGAGGTTCGCACTCCCCGGTCCGAGCCTGTCATTCAGCGCGGGTTGGAGGTGCTGGCCTCGACCCAGGACGCGGAGGGCTCGTGGTACGGGGACTACGGCGGGCCGCAGTTCCTCATCCCCATCTATGTCGCCGGACTGCACGTGATGGGGCGTGTCCCGGAGCCTGCTCAGCGCGAGGGGCTCGTGGCGTACCTGCGCCGCCACCAGAACGCCGATGGGGGCTGGGGACTGGATGTCGAGTCGCCCAGCCAGGTGTTCACCTCGGTGCTCAACTACGTGGCCCTCCGGCTCATGGGGGTGGCGGAGGACGACCCGAGGCTGAGAAGGGCCCGGCAGTGGTTCCTGCCCCGGGGCGGCGCGCTGGCCAGTGGCGCGTGGGGGAAGATCATCCTCGCGCTCTTGGGGCTGTACGAGTACCGCGGCCTGCAGCCGGTGCCCCCGGAGCTGTGGCTCCTGCCCGAGTCGCTGCCCGTCCATCCGTCCCGGCTCTGGTGCCATTGCCGCATGGTGTACCTGCCCATGAGCTGGCTCTATGGGCGCAAGGCCCGGGCCCCCGAGTCGCCGCTGCTCGCCGCCCTCCGGCGGGAGATCTTCGACGGGGATTACGCGCAGGTGGACTGGACGGCCGCGCGCGAGCGCGTGTCGCCGACGGATGTCTATACGCCGCGCACGGTGTGGCTCAAGGCCGCCAACCAGCTCATGCTGGGCTATGAGCGGGTGGCGGGGAAGCAGCTCCGGGAGCGCGCGCTTGGCTTCGCGCTGGAGCAGATCCGCGCCGAGGACGAGGCGACGCACTACATCTGCATCGGCCCCATCAACAAAGTGCTCAACATGGTGGTGTGGCACTTCGTCAACCCGGAGGGGCCCGAGGTGCGCGCCCACCTGGAGCGGCTGCCGGACTACTTCTACGAGGCGGCTGACGGCATCAAGATGAACGGCTACAACTCCTCGGAGTTGTGGGACACGGCCTTCGCCGTCCAGGCGGTGGTGGCCACTGGCGCCTCGGAGGCCACCCGGCCCATGCTGGCGGAGGCCGCCCGGTTCATCGAGGCCAACCAGGTGCTCGAGGACACGCGCGAGCCCGCGCGCTTCTACCGCCACCCCAGCAAGGGTGGCTGGCCCTTCAGTACGCGAGAGCATGGCTGGCCCATCAGCGACTGCACGGCGGAGGGGCTCAAGGCCTGTCTCGCCCTGGAGCCCCTGGGGCTCAACCGCGTGCCCGAGGCCCGGCTTCAGGACGCGGTGGGGCTCATCCTGTCCATGCAGAACAAGGATGGCGGCTGGGCCACCTACGAGCTTCAGCGCGGCCCCCAGCTGCTCGAGGTGCTCAATCCCTCGGATGTCTTCTCCACCATCATGGTGGACATCAGCTACGTGGAGTGCACCTCCGCGTGCGTGCAGGCCCTGGCCGCGTGGCGCAAGCACACCCAGCGCCCGGATGCCCGCGTGGACGAGGCCATCGCCCGGGGCGCGGCGTTC
This window encodes:
- a CDS encoding serine/threonine protein kinase yields the protein MTDALHPDHLKPGDMVGPWRIIESLGSGNFGHAFKAERDGELFTLKMAIRPASELTPDTPEKALEQRQVDGRMRHEAATLMANTSLPGLPNMRAVDRWPHSTKGYIYIVTDYVAGEPFHDWRERTRPNAAQLVDIFLEVVRAVGRLHRRRILIRDFKSEHVIVGPDGKPTMVDLGSAWLPGASTLTVGLAPGTPHLLPPECVTFLREGTWKQGARFEVGVAGDLYQLGVFMYEALTNCWPFDPRLTAEELLTAIQTVIPRAPHRMNPEVPEPLSRIVMRLLEKLPEYRYESAEALHQTLWDAAKERTKKAWKVRLVLSPEGPAPMTQDEVEEIRLHRQETDRRVKKVQKQKAEELSNEQLFEQVSATFKEMATELETVNAKAARRKKWWRRIALVAGPLLLGLALFTAWWEWRSPADSIAHAASEKGSPLMFPLSNSWPARAAAAWLCAAFSVGCPAAQVRPLPEDCPQDTVRSMEAMNLFKGAGYRVVIDINQPGTNQQVGTYSAGPVVSRVVKYEWTGPLPDSTLLYGQLWTEGLTKEGPEAVLGRYTEALLPNGRRVPVCFVLGDQTGLTIKHEGSKPGEARLPREWSALAVRRWP
- a CDS encoding DUF2381 family protein, producing MVLLTRWLLLTLLLVANRATAQSQPPARQRQDRRAALPTTPTEPIPELYVAAGNLTTVAFNGPLDRDSLVMDRTRFKWVDVGDRILSIEPFTDLGPGERLIMQVGFKDRALPTKAVLAVVSKADVMDGKVEVDRRANTPEALLAALTQKEAELEELKTRYAESGPAGLVLSEWLGKKMNPLEFFITQATANGSGLTVVESIGYEGASSTLIAIRLRNLPGQKRWVAGKARITSATGAPVEVFSVHTKQEQLAPGEAGLVVLEMKAPPWSTGRAFSVELEDASVQRRLSFNLLAQ
- a CDS encoding FAD-dependent oxidoreductase; this encodes MGSFLNTDVVIIGAGPAGCASAAALSQLGHSVLLVDAGQDRGKQLAGELLHPPGVEDLRTLGFGSALEACAGQPVLGFAVVDTRREQRTTQLTYNGSSRGLSLEHARFVSSLLEAVERLPRVTVWRKTRLTELHRNDAEGVEFTAVCGGERRQVRTPLLVAADGRNSFVRKLLGIQERYERLSSMVGVTVDARALPHASHGHIFIGGNAPVLAYAIEEGVARVMVDIPLGSTAQQLHASPELLNGVPQPLRGAILEALERETPRMASNDTRLPHRVTQGRVVLVGDAAGCCHPVSASGMASGISDAMALQQSLRESLGNVPRALRRYVQRRRSAQRTRIAMASALYQAFSIQREDMDALRTGLLRYWEESTTGGRNSMELLSTRETRMWVMAREYMRVVGYGIGALTSEAFSHQRRDFETLMRAGTGLVTSALPHLQGSARGGLEDAFTAFSAGREWRR
- a CDS encoding phytoene/squalene synthase family protein is translated as MSNPEAFCREALPEVSRTFALNIPVLPEPLDLVVTVGYLLCRIVDTIEDEATCSAAQRAQLLSRFAHFVELPEGWRHEVPRYIAEVEQWLRPSVPAPEARLLRRTGTVLETFAALPRWTQPPIVRCVRAMADGMGDVSRQLELVPPASGLKDLEATLTYCYYVAGTVGEMLTDLFIGFAPQLAPQGETLRALAPAFGRALQLINILKDVREDLERGYCWLPQTLMSAHGLTAPTLLKPENRGRAVAMHNELIAVARREADISLEYALRLPVEEPGLRLFCLLPLFFAVLTLSRLENNPAVFEPTPVKISRASVQEIILLTQRNVASDPALRAIYQQCLSGALQPEALTS
- a CDS encoding 2,3-oxidosqualene cyclase gives rise to the protein MSATAEVRTPRSEPVIQRGLEVLASTQDAEGSWYGDYGGPQFLIPIYVAGLHVMGRVPEPAQREGLVAYLRRHQNADGGWGLDVESPSQVFTSVLNYVALRLMGVAEDDPRLRRARQWFLPRGGALASGAWGKIILALLGLYEYRGLQPVPPELWLLPESLPVHPSRLWCHCRMVYLPMSWLYGRKARAPESPLLAALRREIFDGDYAQVDWTAARERVSPTDVYTPRTVWLKAANQLMLGYERVAGKQLRERALGFALEQIRAEDEATHYICIGPINKVLNMVVWHFVNPEGPEVRAHLERLPDYFYEAADGIKMNGYNSSELWDTAFAVQAVVATGASEATRPMLAEAARFIEANQVLEDTREPARFYRHPSKGGWPFSTREHGWPISDCTAEGLKACLALEPLGLNRVPEARLQDAVGLILSMQNKDGGWATYELQRGPQLLEVLNPSDVFSTIMVDISYVECTSACVQALAAWRKHTQRPDARVDEAIARGAAFIRKLQREDGSWVGSWGVCFTYGTWFGVKGLLAAGASPEDPALRRATAFLRSHQRSDGSWSEVVDSCRQGRWVEGKDGHAVNTAWALLTLAAAGEQASDSARRGAQWLRGRQQPDGRWPPEPIAGIFNRTCAIHYDAYLRIFPVWALAVCDKR